GATACTACGGTTGTAGAAGAACTGAAAAACTGTCTCATAGACAGTCTCATATACATCCTGCCATTATTAATGCCGTTTCGTCGGTGTTTCCGGACACCAAAGTGACTGGTTGTTATCATCAcgtaagccatgtattcactgatgGCTTTAAAGCcacgtattcactgggaaacaatgtttcagatacacagtttctgaaacatcacgtagatgtttacagcaacaatgtttcggaaattctgccgtccacatcgtccacagaaacaaaattatatgtttctgaaacaattgtttctcagtgaatacatggctttattttattgttatcatcAACATTTACCGCGTTGATAAAAAAGTTACGTCGAGGCCGATTTCGAGTTCATACTTCActgtgaaaaacaaaaaaaagtgacAGTGGCGTTTCGTGCTAGttctgtatttttattgaaaattttgttCCAAAAAAGATACTAGCCATGGTGCTTACGCGGTCACGCGCAAATAGTGCTTCGCGGGTAATGCAGCAGCCAGCAGAGACGTACTCTGCGCCTAGTGAGCAGCTGGACGGTGCGATGCCGTCGAATACGGATGGAGGCGCGTTTTTCGTTGACGTGCGATCGTCAACGCCATCGCTGGCAGGACGCCCTGCGTCCGCCGGCGCCCCGGCCTCATCGCCACCGCCGCTGTACGGGCGTGAGCTGCCTGACTACTCCGCAATGCTGCAGCACGGGCATGCTCCGCCCGTCGCCTCACCAAAGTGACGCTGTTTGGAAACAGtccaaaaaaaattggtttagaCCAAACTAGGGAAGGGCGAAATACGACTAGGAATTGTGCGATGATTCCATTATTACCAGCTAATTACATACCTGCTGCGTGGAGGTTTATTTTAGACGAGGCTCCGGAATCTGAAGAAATGAGGCGTTTTCGTCGATACTTTGAAAATCAATGGTACCCTAAAAAATCTCCTGAGTTATTAAGCACTGCAGGACAGCGTCACAGAACGACAAATGCCCTAGaacagtggttcccaaacttattttatctaatgcccactttgagaataaatatttttttagtgcccccattttttagggttccgtacccaaggggtaaaacgggaccctattgttttcgctcctctgtccgtccgtgcgtccgtccgtctgtcacgagactgtatctcatgaaccgtgatagttagagagttgaaattttcacagatgatatattcagtgccggttttaactctaccagcgccctagGCAAGATTTCTATGGTgccctccaactgcaattcaaacccatacgaaaaacagtatatacaggaatgaattttatccagtgcgcaaactttgtcaacttatagttaaataagttttaaagatacgtatatttttattttgttgtgttttagtacaaaaaagaaaagttattgatatcgaaagatgtttattttgtaaccgatagtaccgTCACAGTCGTCACAGTAGGCACGgcgcggcaacgcgaaaccggtttactgacgcgagcgctgctccaagcgcgttagaatagttggtatccatattttgctgattttagggcggacaaaagagttaaaaaattttttttactgatgatgcagatatgttctgttaatgattctggaccaccagttttttttgtgcactgcttaaaattcattcctgtacgTAGTTACCgatagcgcgagcgaagcgagcgcgatttttttttatagttaacaagtcaaagcaaaaattgcgtaaaatgtagcccaatcgtacataagttattgctggttggtgaatgcaaaaacacgggaacagaGTTTCTGATTGCGtgaacatttttgttatattttagaactcaaaacaaaaattaattaaaatgtagcccaaacgtacataactctttgttgatgttggcgcctatgtattaaaattttgggacttaaagtagtacctaccgtaaataagaaagttcatatggaaactagaagttactttcttattaataaaagaacttaaaaacgacgctacctttttgctaagGTAGACTaaaaattttttaaaattaaaaacaactgtaaagtgaagcaaacccgaaaatttttgagttttggatcactaaaagtcctaaacatatataacaaAAGGCAACTGTGAaatgaagaagccgcgagcgaagggaacgcgaatttttttgagtaatgggacattaaaagtagctatatgtgataaaaaatcaaGTGTAAAGTagagaaaccgcgagcgaagcgagcgcgaaaatgtttgagttttggaacataaaagtagtgtttgttcgagaatttctcaaatttaacgcggaattaaacacaaactaAAAGAAACCCTGACTGGATCGACAGTCAGCAGCtgtatgtgtttgtttcttcGGCGCTCCAACTTTCCGAGTTTGatcaatcttttaattcatattagttgatgttcacaagttgttgttgagagtaaataaaattacaaatgaccCCCCAagcctctacacaacgcccccattttctttctgggtctcttaccgccccccttgagacctgcagcgcccacaagggggcgttatcgcccactttgggaaagactGCCCTAGAAAGATGGCATCATCGAGTCAATTGCCGCATTCCAAGAAACTCaaacctatatttatttttaacaatacaaATACACTATGTCAGTTCAACTTTCCTCGCTCGGAATGTACAGAAACACATATTATCGATCCTTCATCTAACGAATTTATATATAATGGTGGTCGCATTTGCGTTCTCAAAAGAAAAAGCGAAGATTGTTGGGTAAATAATTATAGTCCTGCTTTGCTTAAAATGTGGAAAGCTAATATGGACATGCAACTCTGTGGCACTAATGAGTCCATTGCGTATTACATCGCAAAATACGTGTCCAAATCGGAACGTACGAATCTTGATGGTGAAGTTACTCGAGCTATCCAGCAAATTAGGAGAGAAGAAACTGATGTCTCACGTAAGCTTTTTAATTGCCACTTAAATATGCGTGACAGCTCGAGAAAAACAGTCTTCCTCAATACCCGCAAACCGGAGCAACGTTATAAAGTGTTGAAGTTTACTGAAGGCGGTCAAGCAGCTGGTTATTGTGCGAAAAGTTTGAACAATACGAAAAGCGACCAACTGAGCATCCCGACTATAATTTCAACAACATGTGTCTGATAGAGTTTGCGATGTTGTTTGAGCCGCACTACGCAAAATCACCAGCAATTGGCGAAGAAAGCATCGATACAGATGCGTTACCGCGTGAGCAAACATTGAGAAGGCGACTTATTACACCAGCAAACAACACAAAAATGACCATCAGGAACAGGCCAGCTGTAATACAGGTTCCTAACTTTGTTGCAATCTCTGATCTCGAGTCTCTCTCTCTGATCCCTACCGTAATTTTTTGGTATTGTTCGAAAATGGTTCAGTATTGTTCGTAAAAAGTGAAAATCAGTGAAATAATGCAGTATTGATGgtagatttaaataattacctcattttgttaaaaaaaaaaaacatattaaatattttatatacttgttacttctataataatttaaaagtaatataattctaatttgttttgtactatatatatttacaactagataaaatacttttttcgaaATAATGCACTGTTGTTGAATAAATCTAAATTGTCATTGTTATTTCGCAGATAATGAAGGGCCGATGTCTTTTGTTAGTGAAGAAGGCAGTGAAAGTAATTACAGAAGAAACCACATCTTCTATTCAACAAGGCAGCGGGGAAATGAAACCGAAAATAAATCGTGTGCAGCATCGACCGGTGATACTTCAGCGGTGGCGGCATCGACCGCTGGTACGTAAGCGGTGGAGGCATCAGTCGATGAAGTACACTTAGTACACGATAGGGAGGTACCTGCTTCTTTTTTATCTGAACATAGCAACGAGGAAGATTTTATAGATGACTCCGATACCGatcctacttaaaaaaaataacaacttaataataatattaaaaatcctaaaaaaatgatttattgacgTCACGACTAGATGGAACTCTACGTTCCACATACTCGAaagagcatttttattaaaagaagcCATGACAAGTACATTAGCCATTTTAGACTCATCGAGCAGTACCAACATTGAAAATATAACTGCTGATGAGTGGAAAATGTGCAAAGATTTATGCACAGTTTTAAAACCGCTGGAACAAGTGACTGTGCAGATAAGTGGTGAAAAATACCACGGGAAGtttggttataatttttaacAGGCAATTAAACAATGTTTACACGATTAATATAGCACATGACCATACATTGCATGACAATGCTATAGATGTGTGCAACAGAATTGTACATGGATTGGTAACTCGCCTAAAAAATACGGAAAATAGTCTAACTTTTGCCGTGGCAACGTTTTTGGATCCACGGTATAAAATGGCATATTTTATGGATTCATCCAAAGCTGAAACCGCAAAAAAAAAGAGTAATAGAGCAAGAGGATCAAGCTCGAGGACCAAATCCGGAATGTCCGTCGTCACCTGACCCTCGAACTGTAATGGTTGAAGAGCCTACTCTTAATCCCTTGAATGCCGCTgtgcagatatacgcgagacacaattaattttctattgttctgtaattagcggcatacaagAGGTTAAACCATATAAAGTAATTGAAATTTGGGCGGACTTAGAAGTTGTAGATACGCACACACTTGAGTCGCCCACAACTATAGCAACAGCGAAGTGCAGCggtttttaaatgacaaattgtTACCTCGTACTGGAAACCCCAACGATTGGTGgtgaaaaaactattttttataccCTAATTTAAGCAAGGTTTTTAAACGGCATTGCTGTGTGCTTGCTACTTCAGTGCCGTGTGAAAGAGTTTTCTTTTAATCACTATGTCTCGTTTAATAATATGCGATATCACTGATAtctatttattagtttaaatatcataatattactTCATGAATATATTCATATTAACTAATATTGGAAAATATCGGTATTAACCCATCTTTAGAACCATGGAGCATCTTATTTTTGACTGTCAAAACTTCTTACTTGACAGATTAGTGTTGCCTAGTGAACTATGTGAAGTGAAAATTAAGTGTGATTGTTTATCCCGCCCGCCGCCACTTGAACAGTTATTCAAAGACAAGAACACTTACAAACCTAtctataaatacattaaaaatactattaaaacaatttaaaagagTAGTGAAGTGATAAAGtttcaatgtaataaaatatgactTGACTTAAAGGTCTTAGTTACCAGATCATTAAATTCCCCTAAAAAAAAATGGCATACAAGTGACAGTGCTGTCAGCTAGGCTTACCTTCAGAAATTTTACGACGCGGTTGATTGTGCATTAATTTTTTGCTTGTTTATACCAAAATGGACAAGAATAGTAGTGATTGTGATGAAAACTATGTTTATAAGACTACAAAAAAGAAGAAGTCACACGGTCGGATGtctgatgttaaaattaaaattatcgagTCATGAACCCGGTCCAGCCTGTGGATGCCCAAAACAGCTATTTAAGTGGATTGATCTCCGTTCTCCCAGTTAATAGGCGTTCCAAGAAAGATGGAGTATTACACTATGATGCTGTATACAAGTACAGAGTACTTGCTATGATTGATTCGCTCGCTCTATCATGAGTAAAATATATTGCTATCTTAATGTATAATGTTTAAAGTATAGTGAAGTATTATATAGTTTATTTGGTCCATAGTTCTCCAATGTTTTGATAGTATCTGAGTGAATCGGTTTATCGTTTTGTTTTCAAGTTTGATTAGAGTTTCTGAAATGCATGTGCCTTTAAAAAGAAGGCATATGATCAGAAATTCAGAACTGAGTGGAAACATCAACAAGAGTTAGAAACTGGTTATAAAACCCGTTGTAAATGATCCCACTAAAGCCTTTTGTATATTTACCATTGTGTGTTTTCTGCTACAATAACCTACGAGGGGAGGTCAATAAGTTCGCGGAATGGAGGGGTTGGTGGGGATAAATTTACCCGTCCAGGCTAGGCACTAGTTAAGCACCTCATTAAAAGTATATATACCAAGTTTGAACCTAATCGGGTCATTAACTTTTGAGTTATCGACCTGCAAACAACTAAATCGGGAAGAAGTCAGCCAGTATGGAGAAAATTGAACACCGTGCCGTTATTAAGTTCCTTACCAAGCAAGGAAAATCCGCTCAGACGATTTTTCAAGAGCTGTTAGCGGTTTACGCGGACTCTGCTCCTGGTAAAACCATGGTTTACAAGTGGCATGGTCTTTTCAAACAAGGAAGGGAGTCCATTGAAGACGACCCCCGCTCCGGACGGCCAATTGAGGCCACCACACCGGAAATCGTCGAAAAAGTAGAAAAACTTGTATTGGAAGATGCCCGACTGAAGAAGAAGCAACTTGCAGCAATGGTTGGAGTATCCGATTCAAGTATTTTAAACATCCTACATCATCATCTTGGGATGACTAAAGTCAGTGCAAGATGGGTTCCGAGAATGCTCACGCCACTTCAAAAACGCGAGCGTGTCGAGTGCTCTCACCAGTTTTTGGAGCTCTGTGGAGAGAGAAAGGAAGAAGTTATGAACCGCATTGTTACTGGAGATGAAACCTGGGTTCACCACTATGAACCTGAGTCGAAGCAAGAGTCGATGCAGTGGCATAAAAAAGGCACACCTCCTCCAAAGAAGTTCAAAGTGTCATAATCGGCCGGAAAGATCATGGCGACTATCTTTTGGGATACAGAAGGTATTTTACTGATCGATTATAAAGAACGTGGTGCGACTATAACGGGACAGTACTACGCTTCTTTACTGGAAAGATTGAAAGAAGCCATTAAGGAAAAAAGAAGAGGAAAACTGTCAAAAGGTGTGCTCCTTTTGCACGACAATGCACCCGTTCACACGTGCCATGTTGCGACCGCTGCCATTCACCGATGCGGCTTTGAACAATTAAACCACCCACCATACAGTCCAGACTTGGCCCCCAgtgactattatttatttccaaaaatgaagaaagaGCTGCGTGGAAAGAATTAAGTCGGCAATTTCGGCCTATTTTGACACCAAagacaaatcattttttttcgaTGGTATAAACAAGCTATTTGAGAGATCCGAAAAATGTATTAGGGTTAAAGGAGAATATattgaaaaggaaaaataatttggtGTTTAATTTCAACCTCCTTCCCTCTCATTCCGCGAACTTATTGACCTCCCCTCGTATATAAGAAAACACACAGATACAAAGAAACATAAGCAGAAAAGTGAAACAGTGTCAAAAAATcagtaaataagttttttacCAGCTCCCAAAGAAAATAGATTTGTCCAAATGGCTGAAGGTAAACTTGCTTTATTCATTGCGGAACATGGTTCTATTTCTTAAATAGACCATTTAATGGATTTGTGCAAAGATGTATTTGCAGATTCGAAATTATCCGACCTAAGGCTGCATTGAACCAAATGCACACAGATTATAAATCAGGTAGATACTAGCACCATACTTTAGGGAAAACCTTCTAAAGAAAAAGGCAACCAGAAGTATAGCATCATCTTAGATGAATCTACAGACATCAGTGTGACTAAATTCATGGGAATTGTTATCAGATATTTTAGTTATACTCGGGATGCTATTGTGTCTGCCTTTCTCTCACTGGAACCAGTAGAGCGAGCAGATGCAAGCGGCCTTGTATCATTAGTAAAATGTTTACAGTCACATAAGTTACGGTATAGGAACCGATTATGCTGCAATAATGACGGGACGGCACAATAGCGTTTCCGAAATATTGCGAACGCAGTACAATTTACCCAATTTAATTCTGATAAGATGCGTTTGCTCACTCCATCTGGCTGTCAGTCATGCATCACAGCAATTTAAGGTGCATTGGCCAAGAAGCGGtcgcaaaattaacttagggacatccattagacaccaaTACTCACAAATTCTACGTGGTTAgacaacaataattttaaaggaATTTGGAGCTGTTACCGAGCTCGCCATAGAGCAATTAATAGCGCTGAATCTTGCCATAAGACTCAACAATAAAATGTCAACAAGGAAACCAAACCTACTTCAGTTCCTTGATGTTTTAAAACGAGAAGGAGAGTACTTTGATTATTATCGGATTCAACAGTCcgaaataggtatatttataaataatagaaaacgaCGAGTAATGGAAACTGATAAGGAGttgatgattttgaaaataaacatcaaacacTTGCTTCCGAAAAATTTAAGTTAAATAgtaatgttgtaatttttttaattatcttttttttaagaagagGTAAACTGATTTTAgacactttattttatactagcttccgccagcggcttcgcccgcgtggtgtgttgataaaaagtagcctatgtgttaatccaggttGATAACCTCTCTAcacaccaaatttcaatcaaatcggtccagccgtttttgcgtgattgaataacaaacatacatccatacattctcacaaactgtcacatttataatataagtaggattatgtCACTATACTCGATCGGTttatggtctctgcacacagcgggcgcggcgcggcggtacgggacggcgacgcgacactatGTACTAGATTGTCGCGTCacgtcgcgccgagcgggacggctctgtgtgatgtcgtccgtaatatctagtacattacaactgctcagtgtcgcgtcgccgtcccgtcccgccgcgccgcgcccgctgtgtgcagagaccattaGGAAGTTAACAAAAGGTAACTGTAGTATATCCTTCAATATTGTCGGCTCTTAAGGGCTCTGAATGCCGAAATTGGCTtgtttcaaacaattttttggccaaatctatacagttttgacggcgaaaaaaatatatgttaatcttgaacatatttctgagaaccctgtTGATTTCAAAACACGTTCTCGAAGTTTTCTCGATACAAAATTGTAAACTTACCTCTGAAATgatcttccaacaaaaatatctgtattactTATCAACGTACATTGATAAGATTTGTAACATTAACGATTCCATATATAAGTATAGAACTTAATTTCCCCCCAAGAATCCCTAATATCAGCGTTTCTGGCTGATCCTTGGCGAAGCAATTGCTTCAATGGCTCTATGAGGGTAGCCATATTTGGAATCCATTTTCCAATATAGTTAATAAGCCCTAAAAAGCTTTGTAGTTCCGAAATATTATTCGGGTTGTAAAATCTTTTATAGccgataaatatttatctagtGGTCGAACTCCTTCATCAGACAATTCGTGTCCTAGAAATTGGACTTTCGTTGTAGATACATTTATTTTCCCTCATCACTATGTAATTTGCCTTTAGTGTTtctattcttttttgtaatcGTCTGTCATGTTCTTGCTTGTCCTTTCCATAAACTAAAATGTAGTCGATGAAATTAAAAACCTCTTCACATTCTATTAATACTCTTTCGAGTGGTTTTTTAAACATTTCCGGCGCAC
The Helicoverpa zea isolate HzStark_Cry1AcR chromosome 13, ilHelZeax1.1, whole genome shotgun sequence DNA segment above includes these coding regions:
- the LOC124636080 gene encoding protein GVQW3-like; its protein translation is MEKIEHRAVIKFLTKQGKSAQTIFQELLAVYADSAPGKTMVYKWHGLFKQGRESIEDDPRSGRPIEATTPEIVEKVEKLVLEDARLKKKQLAAMVGVSDSSILNILHHHLGMTKVSARWVPRMLTPLQKRERVECSHQFLELCGERKEEVMNRIVTGDETWVHHYEPESKQESMQWHKKGTPPPKKFKVS